The proteins below are encoded in one region of Peptoniphilus sp. GNH:
- a CDS encoding DUF4355 domain-containing protein, with translation MPDIETVRTEDLEGQELETKEIQKNESDKQAESKTYTEEELKAKVQSETDKRVTEAIKTAREKWDKEAAEEKKEAARLAKLTQEEREKELQAKQLKELEETKAELNRVYLERDTIDRLSEENVPIAFKDFLMGADAETTNENIKAFKEVYEAEVQKGVEERLKGKTPSVANQKPKADAWSLLREKYK, from the coding sequence ATGCCAGATATTGAAACTGTAAGGACAGAGGACTTAGAGGGTCAAGAATTAGAGACAAAAGAAATTCAGAAAAATGAATCTGATAAACAAGCAGAAAGTAAAACTTATACTGAAGAAGAGTTAAAAGCAAAGGTGCAATCTGAAACAGATAAAAGGGTTACTGAAGCTATTAAGACAGCACGCGAAAAGTGGGACAAGGAAGCTGCGGAAGAGAAAAAGGAAGCGGCTAGACTTGCTAAGCTTACTCAGGAAGAAAGAGAGAAGGAACTACAAGCTAAGCAATTGAAAGAGCTTGAAGAAACTAAGGCTGAGCTTAATCGTGTGTACTTAGAAAGAGATACTATAGATAGGCTAAGTGAGGAAAATGTCCCTATAGCTTTTAAAGACTTTTTAATGGGGGCTGATGCAGAAACAACCAATGAAAACATTAAGGCTTTTAAAGAGGTGTATGAAGCAGAGGTACAAAAGGGTGTAGAGGAAAGGCTTAAGGGAAAGACTCCAAGTGTGGCCAATCAAAAGCCAAAGGCTGATGCTTGGAGTCTACTGAGAGAAAAATATAAATAA
- a CDS encoding capsid protein, translating to MAIKMYTAQYAGLLQDVFVKKQHFLNTFGGKLQVKDGITNSDEFMKLKISDTDVVIQKYDMGENVAFGTGTGNSNRFGNRKEIKSVDATVKYEAPLAIHEGVDNFTVNDNADQVIAERSGLHAEAWVEEINKLLSKAISDNAGETLTGALKEDDIIKTFNDAHKKFINNKVTSDIVWTAYVNADVYSIIVDSKLATTAKHSGADVDKQEIYKFKGFNIVELADEYFQKGEQIYFAADNIGVAGVGIEVYRVLDSEDFAGVAIQAAAKYGKYVPEKNRKAILKAKLTPAA from the coding sequence ATGGCAATTAAAATGTACACTGCACAATATGCAGGTTTATTACAAGATGTATTTGTTAAGAAACAACATTTTTTAAATACTTTTGGGGGAAAGCTACAAGTTAAGGACGGAATTACCAACTCAGATGAGTTTATGAAACTTAAGATTTCTGATACAGATGTTGTTATTCAAAAATACGACATGGGTGAAAATGTAGCCTTTGGAACGGGAACAGGTAACTCAAATAGATTTGGCAATAGAAAAGAAATTAAATCTGTAGATGCTACTGTTAAGTATGAAGCACCTCTTGCAATTCACGAGGGTGTTGATAACTTTACTGTAAATGACAATGCAGATCAAGTTATAGCTGAAAGATCTGGGTTACATGCTGAAGCTTGGGTTGAGGAAATAAACAAGCTATTATCAAAGGCAATATCTGATAATGCAGGTGAAACTCTTACTGGTGCATTAAAAGAAGACGATATAATTAAAACTTTTAACGATGCACATAAGAAATTTATAAATAATAAAGTAACAAGCGATATAGTTTGGACTGCTTATGTAAATGCAGATGTTTATTCTATCATCGTGGATTCTAAGTTAGCTACTACAGCTAAGCACTCTGGGGCAGATGTTGACAAACAAGAAATCTATAAATTTAAAGGCTTTAATATTGTTGAGCTTGCTGATGAGTATTTCCAAAAGGGAGAACAAATTTACTTTGCTGCCGATAATATTGGTGTTGCTGGTGTAGGAATTGAGGTTTACAGAGTCCTTGACTCTGAAGATTTTGCAGGAGTTGCTATTCAAGCTGCTGCTAAGTATGGAAAATATGTTCCTGAAAAAAATAGAAAGGCTATTTTAAAAGCCAAATTGACACCGGCAGCATAA